The following nucleotide sequence is from Synechococcus sp. KORDI-52.
ACAACGGCGCGCTCCTGGCAGCCCTGCTGAAAGAGGAAGCCAGCAATGGCTGCCTGAACGAGGCGGTACTGGTCCCAGTGCGGATGCTGGTCAATGAAAACGCCCATCGCACGGTGCAGATCCTCCGGTAGCTGGTTTTCCACACTCACGTGAACTGGCATCGCATCAGGTG
It contains:
- a CDS encoding DUF2811 domain-containing protein encodes the protein MPVHVSVENQLPEDLHRAMGVFIDQHPHWDQYRLVQAAIAGFLFQQGCQERAVVQHYLGGLFRKQACEVQPKL